From Rhinolophus ferrumequinum isolate MPI-CBG mRhiFer1 chromosome 3 unlocalized genomic scaffold, mRhiFer1_v1.p scaffold_36_arrow_ctg1_4, whole genome shotgun sequence, one genomic window encodes:
- the TBP gene encoding TATA-box-binding protein, translating into MDQNSSLPPYAQGLASPQGAMTPGIPIFSPMMPYGTGLTPQPIQNPSSLSVLEEQQRQQQQQQQQQQQQQQQQAAVTTVTAVTAAAQQVAAQQATQGASGPTPQLFHSQTLTTAPLPGTTPLYPSPMTPMTPITPATPASESSGIVPQLQNIVSTVNLGCKLDLKTIALRARNAEYNPKRFAAVIMRIREPRTTALIFSSGKMVCTGAKSEEQSRLAARKYARVVQKLGFPAKFLDFKIQNMVGSCDVKFPIRLEGLVLTHQQFSSYEPELFPGLIYRMIKPRIVLLIFVSGKVVLTGAKVRAEIYEAFENIYPILKGFRKTT; encoded by the exons ATGGATCAGAACAGCAGCCTGCCACCCTATGCTCAGGGCCTGGCCTCCCCTCAG GGCGCCATGACCCCAGGAATCCCCATCTTCAGCCCCATGATGCCGTACGGCACGGGGCTGACCCCGCAGCCGATCCAGAACCCCAGCAGCCTGTCTGTCCTGGAggagcagcagcggcagcagcagcaacagcagcagcagcagcagcagcagcagcagcagcaggcagcGGTGACGACGGTGACAGCGGTGACAGCCGCAGCACAGCAGGTGGCGGCCCAGCAAGCAACTCAGGGTGCCTCGGGCCCCACCCCGCAGCTTTTCCACTCACAGACTCTCACGACCGCGCCATTGCCGGGCACCACGCCCCTCTACCCCTCGCCCATGACCCCCATGACCCCCATCACGCCCGCCACACCCGCCTCCGAGAGCTCTGGGATCGTGCCCCAGCTGCA AAATATTGTATCCACCGTGAATCTTGGTTGTAAACTTGACCTAAAGACCATTGCACTTCGTGCCCGAAATGCTGAATATAATCCCAAG CGGTTTGCTGCTGTGATCATGAGAATACGAGAGCCCCGGACCACTGCCCTGATATTCAGCTCCGGGAAAATGGTGTGCACAGGGGCCAAGAG CGAAGAGCAGTCCCGACTAGCAGCCAGGAAGTACGCCCGAGTCGTGCAGAAGCTGGGCTTCCCAGCCAAGTTCTTGGACTTCAAGATTCAGAACATGGTGGGGAGCTGCGATGTGAAGTTCCCAATCCGGCTGGAGGGCCTTGTGCTGACCCACCAGCAGTTCAGCAG TTATGAGCCAGAACTATTTCCTGGTTTGATCTACAGAATGATCAAGCCCAGAATTGTTctccttatttttgtttctggaaaAGTTGTATTAACAG GTGCTAAAGTCAGAGCAGAAATTTACGAAGCATTTGAGAACATCTACCCTATCCTAAAGGGCTTCAGGAAGACGACGTAG